One window from the genome of Dyadobacter sp. CECT 9275 encodes:
- the thrS gene encoding threonine--tRNA ligase yields MKDESQVKITLPDGSERNYPKGVTALAIALSISEGLARNVIAAKVNDEVWDPTREITEDAHVKLLTWNDEDGKSTFWHSSAHLLAEALEALYPGIKFGTGPSIERGFYYDVDLGENTLSQDDFPKIEAKMLELARQKNEYVRIPVSKAEALDFFTKKGDQYKLELIDGLSDGSITLYEQGGFTDLCRGPHIPNTSFIKAVKLTNIAGAYWRNNQENKMLTRIYGITFPKQKELEEYVTLIEEAKKRDHRRLGKELELFAFSEKVGQGLPLWLPKGAMLRERLQAFLSKAQSRAGYLPVVTPHIGSKDLYVTSGHWEKYGKDSFQPITTPNPGEEYLLKPMNCPHHCEIYKTSPRSYKDLPLRFSEFGTVYRYEQSGELHGLTRVRGFTQDDAHIFCRPDQVKEEFVRVIELVLYVFRSLGFTDYSAQVSLPDPANKQKYLGKDEEWEKAGNAIIEAAAETGLETVTELGEAAFYGPKLDFMVRDALGRKWQLGTIQVDYQLPQRFNLEYTGSDNQKHTPVMIHRAPFGSMERFIAILIENSAGQFPLWLSPDQIAILPISEKFADYAEEVFFQLQDSDIRGFVDHRDEKIGRKIRDAEVTKVPFMLIVGEKEMAEGKISVRRKGEGDLGSMTAEEFASFFKKEAKI; encoded by the coding sequence ATGAAAGACGAGTCCCAAGTAAAAATTACCCTGCCCGACGGAAGTGAACGTAACTATCCCAAAGGTGTAACCGCCCTGGCTATTGCACTGAGTATCAGTGAAGGCCTGGCCAGAAATGTAATTGCCGCCAAGGTAAATGACGAAGTGTGGGATCCCACGCGCGAGATCACTGAAGATGCTCACGTGAAACTTCTGACGTGGAATGACGAAGATGGGAAATCGACATTCTGGCACTCTTCTGCCCACTTGCTGGCAGAAGCACTGGAGGCTTTATATCCGGGTATTAAGTTTGGTACGGGGCCTTCTATTGAAAGAGGCTTTTACTACGACGTGGATTTGGGAGAAAATACCCTCTCACAGGACGACTTTCCCAAGATCGAAGCTAAAATGCTGGAGCTGGCCCGCCAGAAAAACGAATATGTCAGGATACCGGTGAGCAAGGCTGAAGCTTTGGATTTCTTTACAAAAAAAGGAGATCAGTATAAACTGGAACTCATAGACGGCCTGTCTGACGGTTCTATCACGCTCTATGAACAAGGCGGTTTCACTGACCTTTGCCGCGGGCCTCATATCCCGAATACCAGTTTTATAAAAGCCGTAAAACTTACCAATATTGCAGGTGCCTACTGGCGTAACAACCAGGAGAATAAAATGCTCACCCGCATTTATGGTATTACGTTTCCCAAACAAAAGGAGCTGGAGGAGTACGTGACCCTGATTGAGGAAGCAAAAAAACGGGACCACCGCCGTCTGGGAAAAGAACTGGAACTTTTTGCGTTTTCTGAAAAAGTAGGTCAGGGATTACCGCTGTGGTTGCCCAAGGGAGCCATGCTAAGGGAACGTCTGCAGGCTTTTCTAAGCAAGGCACAATCCAGGGCCGGCTATCTTCCGGTTGTGACACCACACATAGGAAGCAAGGACCTTTATGTTACCTCGGGGCACTGGGAGAAGTATGGCAAAGATTCATTTCAGCCTATCACAACCCCGAATCCCGGAGAAGAGTACCTCCTAAAACCAATGAACTGTCCGCATCACTGCGAGATCTATAAGACCTCTCCCCGTTCTTATAAGGATCTTCCATTGCGTTTTTCGGAATTCGGTACTGTATACCGTTATGAGCAAAGCGGAGAATTACATGGTTTGACCCGCGTACGTGGCTTTACGCAGGACGACGCACACATATTCTGCCGCCCCGACCAGGTGAAAGAGGAATTTGTCAGGGTTATAGAGCTGGTGCTTTATGTGTTCCGCTCACTCGGTTTCACAGATTACAGCGCTCAGGTATCTTTGCCCGATCCTGCCAATAAACAGAAATATCTTGGAAAAGATGAAGAGTGGGAAAAAGCTGGAAACGCAATCATAGAAGCCGCGGCTGAAACCGGACTTGAAACAGTAACGGAATTAGGTGAGGCCGCATTCTACGGCCCGAAACTGGATTTCATGGTGCGGGATGCCCTGGGCAGGAAATGGCAGCTAGGGACCATTCAGGTTGACTATCAGCTGCCGCAGCGTTTTAACCTTGAGTATACAGGATCCGACAACCAGAAACATACTCCGGTGATGATCCACCGTGCTCCGTTTGGCTCCATGGAAAGGTTTATTGCTATCCTGATTGAGAACTCTGCGGGCCAGTTTCCATTGTGGCTTTCGCCAGATCAGATTGCGATACTTCCAATATCAGAGAAATTTGCGGATTACGCCGAAGAAGTGTTCTTCCAGTTACAGGACAGCGACATCCGGGGTTTTGTGGATCATCGGGATGAAAAAATTGGCAGAAAGATCAGGGATGCGGAAGTAACCAAAGTACCATTTATGCTGATTGTGGGAGAGAAAGAAATGGCCGAAGGAAAAATTTCTGTCAGAAGGAAAGGTGAAGGTGATTTGGGTAGCATGACTGCTGAAGAATTTGCAAGTTTTTTCAAAAAAGAAGCTAAAATTTGA
- the infC gene encoding translation initiation factor IF-3, whose protein sequence is MALRPPSGRFRVPEEPYKINERITAKEVRLVGENIEPGIVDINTARAMAKAQSLDLVEIAPTAVPPVCKVVDYSKFKYEQKKKQKEIKAKAQKVVIKEIRFGPNTDDHDFDFKLKHAINFLKEGSKVKAYVHFVGRTIVFKERGTNLLKKFSEALADYGKLEMEPKLEGKRMTIILAPAPAKK, encoded by the coding sequence ATGGCATTAAGACCCCCTAGTGGCCGGTTCAGAGTTCCCGAAGAACCCTATAAAATTAATGAACGAATTACAGCTAAAGAAGTCCGTCTGGTCGGCGAAAATATAGAACCAGGTATTGTGGATATCAATACCGCAAGAGCGATGGCAAAAGCTCAAAGCCTTGATTTAGTTGAAATTGCGCCCACTGCAGTACCTCCGGTATGTAAAGTGGTGGATTATTCAAAATTCAAGTACGAGCAGAAAAAGAAGCAAAAGGAGATTAAGGCTAAAGCGCAAAAGGTCGTAATTAAAGAAATCAGATTTGGTCCTAATACGGATGATCATGATTTTGACTTTAAACTTAAGCACGCTATCAATTTCCTTAAGGAAGGATCAAAGGTAAAAGCCTATGTTCATTTTGTAGGCAGGACCATTGTATTTAAGGAAAGAGGTACCAATCTCTTGAAGAAGTTTTCCGAAGCACTCGCAGATTATGGCAAACTTGAAATGGAACCGAAACTGGAAGGGAAAAGGATGACGATCATTCTGGCTCCTGCCCCGGCGAAAAAATAA
- the rpmI gene encoding 50S ribosomal protein L35 gives MPKMKTISGAKKRFALTGTGKIKRKHAFHSHILTKKSTKRKRNLVKSTLIDESNHKQVLAMLGK, from the coding sequence ATGCCTAAAATGAAAACCATTTCTGGTGCCAAAAAGCGTTTTGCGCTTACCGGAACCGGGAAAATCAAACGCAAACATGCTTTTCACAGCCACATTTTGACAAAAAAATCCACGAAGCGCAAGCGCAACCTGGTGAAGTCAACTTTGATTGATGAAAGCAACCACAAGCAGGTGCTAGCTATGCTGGGAAAATAA
- the rplT gene encoding 50S ribosomal protein L20: MPRSVNHVASRARRKKVMKLAKGYYGRRKNVWTVAKNAVDRALAYAYEGRKQKKRHFRALWIQRINAGARLHGLSYSALMGKLGAKGIELNRKVLADLAMNHPDAFKAIVDQVK, encoded by the coding sequence ATGCCACGTTCAGTGAACCACGTTGCGTCGCGTGCAAGACGTAAAAAAGTAATGAAATTAGCGAAAGGCTATTATGGCCGTCGCAAAAATGTTTGGACCGTAGCAAAAAATGCCGTAGATCGTGCATTGGCTTACGCTTACGAAGGTCGTAAACAAAAGAAACGTCACTTCCGTGCTCTGTGGATTCAGCGTATCAACGCGGGTGCACGTCTTCACGGACTTTCATATTCTGCTCTGATGGGCAAGCTTGGTGCAAAAGGCATCGAGCTCAACAGGAAAGTACTTGCCGACCTGGCAATGAATCATCCGGATGCATTTAAAGCAATCGTTGATCAGGTAAAATAA
- a CDS encoding DUF937 domain-containing protein, producing the protein MLEQILGLIQQNSQAAIVQNPAIPNENNNDVMQTLLGAITGGLQDHAQNGNMQGVMGLLSGHGSGNGMMNNPIVASIAGNAISSMMQRFGLSNDAASGIVGSVLPGVLSGLVSKVSNPNDSSLDFNDLLGGLTGGNSAQSQGSGLDFNQIGYALADGKLDMSDLMRVGGSMMGGGNNTSPAPQQGGGMDLGGLLGGLLGGK; encoded by the coding sequence ATGTTAGAGCAAATACTAGGCCTCATTCAACAGAATTCTCAGGCAGCAATTGTCCAGAACCCCGCCATACCAAACGAAAATAATAATGATGTAATGCAAACACTGCTGGGCGCCATTACCGGAGGCCTGCAGGATCATGCGCAGAACGGAAATATGCAGGGGGTCATGGGGCTTTTGTCAGGCCATGGTTCTGGAAACGGTATGATGAACAACCCCATTGTTGCTTCCATTGCTGGCAATGCGATCAGTTCCATGATGCAGCGTTTCGGATTGAGCAACGATGCAGCTTCGGGTATTGTGGGTTCGGTACTTCCTGGGGTACTGAGCGGGCTGGTGAGCAAAGTCAGTAACCCCAATGATTCCAGCCTTGATTTTAATGATTTGTTGGGTGGGCTAACCGGCGGAAACTCCGCCCAGTCGCAAGGTTCTGGACTGGATTTCAACCAGATCGGCTATGCCCTTGCAGACGGGAAACTGGATATGAGTGATCTGATGCGGGTAGGCGGTAGTATGATGGGCGGAGGAAACAACACCTCACCTGCTCCTCAGCAAGGCGGAGGAATGGACTTGGGTGGGCTGTTGGGAGGTTTATTAGGAGGAAAGTAA
- a CDS encoding phosphocholine-specific phospholipase C, with protein sequence MDSRREFIKKATFLSGAAGFLGVLPDSIQKALAIDPAPGTTYLDAEHVVILMQENRSFDHSYGMLRGVRGFNDPRAIKLPNDNVVWLQTNAFGETYVPFRLNMKESKATWMGSLPHSWPNQVDARNKGMYDKWLIAKQPGHKDYQKMPLTQGYYNRDDIPFYYALADAFTVCDQNFCSSLTGTTPNRLYLWTGTVREKPEPESYANIRNENVTDDNEASWTTFPERLEDHGVSWKIYQNELSINTGFTGEEDSWLANFTDNPIEWFKQYNIRFHTGYQKYLAKKLEAIPKEARELQAKLRSLPAGSEEIKNLQNLLDEKGLLYEFLKAELKEWSPENFSKLSQRQKNIHQKAYTINSNDPDYRSITTVKYLDGDIEHEAKAPQGDVLHQFRSDVKGGQLPTVSWLVAPENFSDHPGAPWFGAWYVSEVLDILTQNPEVWKKTVFILCYDENDGYFDHVPPFVVPHPYKENTGKVSQGIDTKEEFVKLEHDMIKKERKESRESPIGLGFRVPLVLASPWNRGGNVCSEVFDHTSILQFLEKFVSHKTGKEIKETNISEWRRTICGDLTSTFKPYDGGTFPLPKFLERKEFMESIHNAQYRKLPSGFKVLSKEEIEQVNRNPLLAPLMPKQEKGTRPSLPLPYELYAEGSLNTDKKAFEIKFNAGNDIFGKQSAGSPFVVYSNGKYDDADVRIRNYAVKAGDQLEDSWPLNDFDNQQYHLKVYGPNGFFREFSGDGNTTVPVISCRYQLDKNKKPTGKIELHISLPAVAGKATVTIKDNAYKAKNQSRTIQGGTGTSNGETVILTLDKSHNWYDFTVRMEGNTRFFQRYAGHVETGRESQSDPLMGQVI encoded by the coding sequence ATGGACTCAAGAAGAGAATTTATTAAAAAAGCAACCTTCCTATCGGGCGCAGCCGGTTTTCTGGGAGTTCTGCCCGACTCGATTCAGAAAGCGCTCGCGATTGACCCCGCTCCGGGGACTACCTATCTTGATGCCGAACATGTAGTGATCCTGATGCAGGAAAACCGTTCCTTCGATCACTCCTACGGAATGCTTCGCGGAGTGCGTGGTTTCAATGACCCCAGAGCTATAAAGCTACCCAACGACAATGTGGTCTGGCTGCAAACCAATGCTTTTGGAGAGACCTATGTTCCCTTCCGGCTGAACATGAAGGAGTCAAAAGCTACCTGGATGGGATCCCTTCCACATTCCTGGCCAAACCAGGTAGATGCGCGCAACAAAGGAATGTATGATAAATGGCTAATTGCGAAACAACCCGGCCATAAAGATTACCAGAAAATGCCGTTGACACAGGGATATTATAACAGGGACGATATTCCGTTCTATTATGCCCTTGCGGACGCATTCACCGTTTGCGACCAGAATTTCTGCTCTTCTCTGACAGGTACCACACCCAACCGACTGTACCTCTGGACCGGGACGGTAAGAGAAAAGCCTGAACCTGAGTCCTATGCCAACATTCGTAATGAAAACGTCACCGATGACAATGAAGCATCATGGACAACCTTCCCTGAGCGTCTGGAAGACCATGGGGTATCCTGGAAAATCTACCAGAATGAGCTAAGTATCAATACAGGATTTACCGGTGAAGAAGATTCATGGCTTGCCAACTTTACTGATAACCCCATTGAATGGTTTAAACAATACAACATCAGGTTTCATACCGGATATCAAAAATATCTTGCAAAAAAATTAGAAGCAATACCAAAAGAAGCCCGTGAGTTGCAGGCCAAATTGCGCAGCCTTCCGGCGGGTTCAGAGGAAATTAAGAATCTACAGAATCTGCTTGACGAAAAAGGATTGCTCTACGAATTTCTGAAAGCCGAACTAAAAGAATGGAGCCCTGAAAACTTCAGCAAGCTATCCCAACGCCAGAAAAACATCCATCAGAAAGCATATACCATCAATTCCAACGATCCCGATTACCGGTCGATCACAACAGTGAAATACCTGGATGGGGATATTGAACACGAAGCCAAAGCACCACAGGGAGATGTACTGCACCAGTTCAGGTCGGATGTAAAAGGTGGTCAGTTGCCCACTGTCTCCTGGCTTGTGGCCCCCGAGAACTTCTCAGATCACCCAGGTGCACCCTGGTTTGGAGCCTGGTACGTGTCTGAGGTACTGGATATATTAACGCAGAACCCGGAAGTATGGAAGAAAACGGTTTTCATTCTTTGCTATGACGAAAATGACGGTTATTTTGATCATGTCCCTCCTTTCGTAGTACCCCATCCCTACAAAGAAAATACAGGCAAGGTATCACAGGGAATAGATACTAAAGAAGAATTTGTGAAGCTGGAGCACGATATGATTAAAAAGGAGAGGAAGGAAAGCCGGGAAAGCCCCATTGGGCTGGGTTTCAGAGTTCCGCTGGTACTTGCTTCACCGTGGAACCGGGGAGGAAACGTTTGTTCAGAGGTTTTTGACCATACCTCCATTCTTCAGTTTCTCGAGAAATTTGTCAGCCATAAAACAGGCAAAGAAATTAAGGAAACGAACATCAGCGAATGGCGCAGAACAATATGCGGTGATCTTACCTCTACTTTCAAACCTTACGATGGCGGTACTTTCCCGCTTCCCAAGTTTCTGGAAAGAAAAGAGTTCATGGAAAGCATACATAACGCGCAGTACAGAAAACTGCCGTCAGGCTTTAAAGTGCTTTCCAAAGAAGAAATTGAGCAGGTGAACCGCAACCCTTTGCTTGCCCCGCTTATGCCCAAACAGGAAAAAGGAACGCGCCCTTCCCTTCCCCTGCCCTATGAACTGTACGCCGAAGGCAGCCTGAATACTGACAAAAAAGCATTTGAAATAAAATTCAATGCCGGAAATGACATATTTGGCAAACAGTCGGCAGGCTCGCCATTTGTAGTTTACAGTAACGGGAAATATGACGATGCCGATGTGCGTATCCGGAATTATGCGGTAAAAGCAGGTGATCAACTGGAAGACTCCTGGCCGTTAAACGACTTTGATAACCAGCAGTATCACCTGAAAGTATATGGGCCTAACGGCTTTTTCCGGGAATTTTCAGGAGATGGCAATACAACGGTACCGGTTATTTCCTGCAGATACCAGCTGGATAAAAACAAGAAACCAACCGGTAAAATAGAATTACATATTTCATTGCCCGCTGTGGCCGGCAAGGCTACCGTTACCATTAAAGACAATGCCTATAAAGCTAAAAATCAGAGCAGAACGATACAAGGCGGCACAGGCACATCCAATGGGGAAACGGTGATCCTTACCTTGGACAAGAGTCATAACTGGTACGACTTCACGGTGCGTATGGAAGGCAACACACGGTTTTTCCAGCGGTATGCCGGACACGTTGAAACCGGGCGGGAAAGCCAGAGCGATCCTTTGATGGGACAAGTGATCTGA
- the dnaK gene encoding molecular chaperone DnaK: MGKIIGIDLGTTNSCVAVMEGNEPVVIANSEGARTTPSVVAFMDNGERKIGAPAKRQAITNPKHTVSSIKRFMGKKYDDVAGEIKTVAYSVDKGPNNTPRVPIGDRLYTPQEVSAFILQKMKQTAEDYLGQEVTEAVITVPAYFNDAERQATKEAGQIAGLDVKRIINEPTAAALAYGLDKQHHDMSIAVFDLGGGTFDVSILELGGGVFEVKSTDGDTHLGGDDFDQVIINWLAEEFLKDENVDLRRDPMALQRLKEAAEKAKVELSSSSQTEINLPYIFPVDGIPKHLVRTLTKAKFEQLADSLFQRMMEPCKRAMKNAGYTNSDINEVILVGGSTRIPRVQEEVEKFFGRKPSKNVNPDEAVALGAAIQGGVLSGDVTDVLLLDVIPLSLGIETLGGVSTRLIEANTTIPTTKTETFSTAADNQPSVEIHVLQGERPMAAQNRTLGRFHLSDIPPAQRGTPQIAVTFDVDANGILSVSAKDKGTGKEQKIRIEASSGLTDAEITRMREEAKANEAADKVEREKVDKINEADSLIFSTEKQLKEFGDKLSAGNKSAIDGALSELKTAHGSQNIEGINAAMEKLNTAWQAASQEMYAQSGDPGQPDASGAQGNPGAGANAGTEDVTDVNFEEVK, encoded by the coding sequence ATGGGAAAAATAATTGGCATAGACTTAGGAACTACTAACTCCTGTGTGGCTGTCATGGAAGGTAATGAGCCAGTCGTCATAGCAAATAGCGAAGGTGCTCGCACAACCCCGTCTGTGGTTGCATTCATGGATAATGGTGAGCGTAAGATCGGTGCGCCTGCCAAGCGTCAGGCAATCACTAATCCCAAACATACCGTTAGTTCGATCAAACGTTTCATGGGTAAAAAATATGACGATGTTGCCGGAGAGATAAAGACCGTCGCATACAGCGTTGATAAAGGCCCTAATAATACACCGCGCGTTCCTATCGGAGACAGGTTGTATACCCCGCAGGAAGTGTCGGCATTTATCCTTCAGAAAATGAAGCAAACTGCCGAGGATTATCTTGGACAGGAAGTTACTGAGGCAGTTATTACCGTCCCTGCTTATTTTAATGATGCAGAACGCCAGGCAACCAAAGAAGCCGGACAAATCGCAGGTCTTGATGTGAAACGTATCATCAATGAACCAACCGCTGCTGCTCTAGCTTATGGCCTTGACAAACAACATCATGACATGAGTATCGCGGTGTTTGACCTTGGTGGTGGTACTTTTGACGTATCTATCCTTGAGTTGGGTGGTGGTGTATTTGAAGTAAAATCAACTGACGGAGATACACACCTGGGTGGTGATGACTTTGACCAGGTGATCATCAACTGGCTTGCAGAAGAATTCCTTAAAGATGAAAACGTAGACCTGCGGAGAGATCCCATGGCGCTGCAACGTTTGAAGGAAGCAGCGGAGAAAGCGAAGGTTGAATTGTCAAGCTCTTCACAGACTGAAATCAATTTGCCTTACATATTCCCCGTTGACGGAATTCCAAAGCACCTTGTTCGTACGCTTACGAAAGCGAAGTTTGAGCAGCTTGCTGACTCATTATTCCAGAGAATGATGGAGCCTTGCAAAAGGGCGATGAAAAACGCTGGTTACACCAATAGTGACATCAATGAGGTAATTTTGGTGGGTGGTTCAACACGTATTCCTCGTGTTCAGGAAGAAGTGGAAAAGTTCTTTGGCAGAAAACCATCTAAAAATGTTAACCCCGACGAAGCTGTTGCCTTGGGCGCTGCTATTCAGGGTGGTGTGTTGAGTGGAGATGTAACGGATGTGCTTTTACTTGACGTAATTCCTCTTTCTTTGGGTATCGAAACATTGGGTGGAGTTTCAACCAGGCTGATCGAAGCAAACACGACCATACCGACCACAAAAACTGAAACTTTCTCAACTGCTGCTGACAACCAGCCATCTGTTGAAATCCATGTATTGCAGGGTGAGCGCCCCATGGCTGCTCAGAACCGGACACTTGGCCGCTTCCACCTGTCGGACATACCGCCAGCACAACGTGGTACGCCGCAGATAGCAGTAACGTTTGACGTTGACGCCAACGGTATTCTGAGCGTGTCGGCAAAAGATAAAGGAACAGGTAAAGAGCAGAAAATACGTATTGAAGCTTCCAGTGGATTAACTGATGCCGAAATTACCCGTATGCGTGAGGAAGCAAAAGCTAACGAGGCAGCTGATAAGGTAGAACGTGAGAAAGTGGATAAGATCAATGAAGCTGACAGCCTGATTTTCTCTACCGAAAAACAGCTGAAAGAATTTGGAGATAAGCTTTCTGCTGGTAACAAATCTGCGATTGATGGTGCTTTATCTGAACTGAAAACAGCGCACGGAAGCCAGAACATAGAAGGTATCAATGCCGCAATGGAAAAGTTGAATACTGCGTGGCAGGCTGCTTCTCAGGAAATGTATGCACAAAGCGGTGACCCCGGACAACCTGACGCCAGCGGCGCACAAGGTAACCCAGGTGCGGGTGCCAATGCAGGAACCGAAGATGTGACTGATGTTAATTTCGAAGAAGTTAAATAA
- a CDS encoding SDR family oxidoreductase, with the protein MSDRKFEGQVAIVTGSSSGIGRACAIYLAGLGVSVVVNYSSNEEEGRKTLDEILSKGGKGILVKADVSKEADIISMFDETIATYGKLDILVSNAGLQKDASFLDMSLEQWQRVIDVNLTGQFLACRQAARQFVKQQSQQASDNKEESQYAIGKIILMSSVHDIIPWAGHVNYAASKGGIMMFMKSISQELAPHKIRVNSVSPGAIKTTINKEVWSDPDKYESLLTLIPYRRIGTPEDVAKAVAWLASDESDYVNGETLYIDGGMTLYPEFADNG; encoded by the coding sequence ATGAGCGATCGGAAATTTGAAGGTCAGGTTGCCATTGTCACCGGTTCCAGCTCCGGTATCGGACGTGCATGTGCCATTTATCTGGCAGGCCTGGGTGTGAGTGTGGTAGTCAATTACAGTTCTAACGAAGAAGAGGGCCGGAAAACACTGGACGAAATCCTGAGCAAGGGTGGAAAAGGCATACTGGTAAAAGCGGATGTCAGTAAGGAAGCCGATATCATCAGCATGTTTGATGAAACCATAGCAACCTATGGCAAACTGGATATTCTGGTGAGCAATGCTGGTCTGCAGAAAGATGCTTCATTTCTGGATATGTCCCTGGAGCAATGGCAGAGAGTCATTGATGTAAACCTTACGGGTCAGTTTCTGGCTTGCCGTCAGGCGGCCCGCCAGTTTGTGAAACAGCAGAGCCAGCAAGCCTCTGATAACAAAGAAGAAAGCCAGTATGCCATTGGTAAAATCATTCTGATGAGTTCCGTTCATGATATTATTCCATGGGCAGGGCATGTGAACTATGCTGCTTCCAAGGGCGGTATCATGATGTTCATGAAATCTATCTCCCAGGAATTGGCTCCTCATAAAATCCGTGTAAACTCTGTAAGCCCGGGCGCCATTAAAACCACCATCAATAAGGAAGTCTGGTCGGATCCTGATAAATATGAAAGCCTGCTGACATTGATCCCTTACCGGAGAATAGGAACACCTGAGGATGTTGCCAAAGCCGTTGCCTGGCTGGCATCTGACGAATCTGATTACGTAAATGGTGAAACACTGTATATCGACGGTGGGATGACCCTATATCCCGAATTTGCGGATAACGGGTAA